Proteins from one Primulina huaijiensis isolate GDHJ02 chromosome 18, ASM1229523v2, whole genome shotgun sequence genomic window:
- the LOC140964343 gene encoding probable E3 ubiquitin-protein ligase ZFP1 yields the protein MGHRNTQFNGHVIDSVSDPQGYSHLHPEPCIFYGNVANYPQPSIHSVASTLENRHDLNFHHIPEHHDGALFYGMPRYNSVQPQHSAVNLDLAITAQSSHFNPYLAPPSGIREFPVPVHGAYDQLSLSSSQRVIGVPADSYFRNIPYVDGVRASFKRNIVEGVPTNHQYHNASAGPSSSVAAPSTQPAESDVTSTDAASFLPPEYGGSDPASIVENGSHRIVRNRPGLIRPDSALAHNTGHLLRNYVALPVQIHGNPWLDMQFGAHNGDIGTFPWTQAPDPPYARANVETGNIGIQGYQVAGSNIISNGFLNPPIPQGHPNPYHPAPPLQVVRGYNLNFPSLMATSSRRISTTSASNTSINPYQDVTDAGPAFLVPGLPTAFQLYQPHQRDIMLDSNARPRNLPHMRVLPEDEVAVLEIPGYHEHESGGSIDQHIDMRLDIDHMSYEELLALGEQIGSVGTGLPEEFIRKYLKTKTFTCSGSCINLEEAASLDEPINFCVVCQTEYKSGEIIASLDCGHEYHSGCIEKWLPMKNTCPVCKSTALSCKPKDS from the exons ATGGGGCATCGGAACACTCAATTCAATGGTCATGTTATTGATTCGGTATCAGATCCTCAAGGCTATAGCCATTTACATCCTGAACCTTGCATCTTTTATGGGAATGTAGCAAACTATCCTCAACCCAGTATCCACTCGGTTGCTTCTACTCTGGAAAACCGTcatgatttaaattttcatcaCATCCCTGAACATCATGACGGTGCTTTATTTTATGGTATGCCTCGGTACAATAGTGTCCAGCCTCAGCATTCAGCCGTTAATCTTGATTTAGCCATTACTGCACAATCCAGCCACTTTAATCCTTACTTGGCACCTCCCTCTGGTATAAGGGAGTTCCCCGTTCCAGTTCACGGGGCATATGATCAGTTATCCCTTTCAAGCTCTCAGAGAGTCATTGGTGTTCCTGCAGACAGCTATTTCAGAAATATACCATATGTGGATGGTGTCAGAGCATCATTTAAGAGAAACATTGTGGAGGGGGTTCCGACAAATCACCAATATCATAACGCTTCAGCAGGCCCCAGTTCTTCTGTTGCTGCTCCATCTACACAACCAGCTGAATCTGATGTTACCTCAACGGATGCTGCTTCTTTTCTGCCACCAGAATATGGTGGGAGTGACCCGGCATCCATTGTGGAAAATGGATCTCATCGAATTGTGAGGAACAGACCTGGTTTGATTCGACCTGACTCTGCCCTTGCACATAATACTGGTCATTTGCTAAGAAATTATGTTGCGTTACCTGTTCAGATTCATGGAAATCCTTGGCTGGACATGCAGTTTGGTGCACACAATGGTGATATCGGCACCTTTCCATGGACACAAGCTCCCGATCCACCATATGCACGTG CTAATGTTGAAACGGGGAATATAGGCATACAAGGTTATCAAGTAGCAGGAAGCAACATAATTTCAAATGGTTTCTTAAATCCTCCCATTCCTCAAGGCCATCCAAATCCCTATCATCCGGCCCCTCCTTTGCAAGTGGTGAGAGGTTACAATCTTAACTTCCCATCACTAATGGCTACCTCTTCTCGAAGAATCTCAACAACTAGTGCTTCAAATACTTCCATTAATCCTTATCAAGATGTCACAGATGCTGGGCCTGCATTTCTAGTTCCTGGTCTGCCAACAGCTTTCCAGCTATACCAGCCTCATCAAAGGGATATCATGCTCGACTCCAATGCAAGGCCCCGCAACCTGCCACACATGAGAGTTCTGCCAGAAGAT GAAGTTGCAGTACTTGAGATTCCTGGATACCATGAACATGAATCAGGAGGTTCCATTGATCAGCACATAGATATGCGTTTGGATATAGATCACATGTCTTATGAG GAGCTCCTTGCGCTTGGAGAACAAATAGGAAGTGTTGGGACCGGATTGCCCGAAGAATTTATtcgaaaatatttgaaaacaaaaactTTTACCTGCTCAGGATCTTGTATCAATCTTGAAGAGGCAGCTTCCCTGGACGAGCCAATCAATTTCTGTGTTGTTTGCCAG ACTGAGTACAAGAGTGGAGAAATCATTGCATCTCTTGACTGCGGACATGAATACCACAGTGGATGCATAGAGAAGTGGTTGCCCATGAAGAACACTTGTCCTGTGTGCAAATCCACAGCCTTAAGCTGCAAGCCAAAAGATTCATAA